Proteins encoded in a region of the Deinococcus radiopugnans ATCC 19172 genome:
- a CDS encoding SufE family protein — protein MTSDSSAQPALPDKLQGIVSMFKSAPKSLRLQALLEYSRKLPPLPEKYVEHPEFMQPVPECTSPFFLVTEQDAGSVRLHFKVPEEAPTVRGYAGILHEALDGESPETILSVPDTFYMDMGLSELITPMRLRGMGAILMRLKNVVREGKNAKS, from the coding sequence ATGACCTCTGATTCCTCCGCCCAACCCGCGCTGCCTGACAAACTCCAGGGCATCGTGAGCATGTTCAAGAGTGCGCCCAAATCGCTGCGCCTGCAGGCCCTGCTGGAGTACAGCCGTAAACTGCCGCCGTTGCCCGAGAAGTATGTGGAACATCCAGAATTTATGCAGCCGGTGCCCGAATGCACCAGCCCGTTTTTTCTGGTGACCGAGCAGGACGCCGGCAGCGTGCGGCTGCACTTCAAGGTGCCCGAGGAGGCCCCCACCGTGCGCGGCTACGCGGGCATCCTGCACGAGGCGCTGGACGGCGAGTCGCCCGAGACGATCCTGAGCGTCCCCGACACCTTCTATATGGACATGGGCCTGTCCGAACTGATCACGCCGATGCGCCTGCGCGGCATGGGCGCGATCCTGATGCGGCTGAAGAACGTGGTGCGCGAGGGCAAGAACGCGAAAAGCTAG